One genomic segment of Hordeum vulgare subsp. vulgare chromosome 2H, MorexV3_pseudomolecules_assembly, whole genome shotgun sequence includes these proteins:
- the LOC123429105 gene encoding tyrosine N-monooxygenase-like encodes MTLGTLVIMATMLVYFLLKITRVLLSQKQGGRPGRLPPGPAALPIIGNLHQVILNKPAVFRWIHGMLKEMNTDIMCLRLGATHVIVVACPQMASEVLRKNDEVFASRPTTFASGIFSFGYKGSIFSPHGDHWKKMRRVLTAEILTSSMERKLHHLRKEEYDHLVRYINKTHCSDMACPNNIVNIRHVTQHFVGNMIRRLVFGKRYFNDLPPSSSSGPGHDEVAHVAALFMALNHLYSFCVSDYFPALIGLDLDGHEKVSKDAMQTINRLHDPIIEERIRERSSTLEKCDEKKEARDFLDVLVHLKDAEGQPLLSLQDIRAQTAEMMFAAVDNPSNAVEWALAEMMNAPEILKKATKELDTVVGKDRLVEESDIPRLNYLKSCIREAFRIHPYHALNVPHVAMADTTVAGYTIPKDSHMLISRLGLGRNPKIWTEPLEFQPERHLNTANVLLTDPGLRFISFSSGRRGCPGISLGTSITMMLFARMLQGFTWRKLPGVKSISLQEGNAGLALAEPLVLQATPRLAAHLYM; translated from the exons ATGACTCTTGGTACTCTGGTTATCATGGCCACCATGCTGGTGTATTTTCTCTTGAAAATTACAAGAGTGCTATTGTCCCAGAAGCAAGGGGGGCGGCCAGGCAGGCTGCCTCCGGGGCCTGCGGCGCTACCCATCATCGGTAACCTGCATCAGGTGATTCTGAACAAGCCGGCGGTATTCCGATGGATCCATGGCATGCTCAAGGAGATGAACACCGACATCATGTGCCTCCGTCTCGGAGCTACTCATGTCATTGTTGTGGCATGCCCACAGATGGCCTCTGAGGTACTACGCAAAAATGATGAAGTTTTTGCCTCCCGTCCCACCACCTTCGCCTCCGGCATATTCAGCTTCGGGTACAAGGGCTCCATCTTCTCACCACACGGAGACCACTGGAAGAAGATGAGGCGCGTCCTCACTGCTGAGATCCTCACCTCGTCCATGGAGCGAAAGCTCCACCACCTCCGGAAAGAGGAGTACGACCACCTCGTGAGGTACATTAATAAAACTCATTGCAGCGACATGGCATGTCCAAACAACATTGTCAACATCCGTCATGTAACCCAACACTTCGTTGGTAACATGATAAGAAGGCTTGTGTTCGGTAAAAGATACTTCAATGACCTACCACCTTCATCCAGTAGTGGGCCTGGACATGACGAGGTGGCACATGTTGCCGCTCTCTTCATGGCCCTAAACCATCTCTACAGCTTTTGCGTGTCCGACTACTTCCCAGCCCTCATAGGCCTCGACCTGGATGGCCACGAAAAGGTTTCCAAGGATGCCATGCAAACAATCAACCGGTTGCATGATCCAATTATAGAGGAGCGGATCCGCGAAAGGTCGTCTACACTTGAGAAATGTGATGAAAAGAAAGAGGCCAGAGACTTTCTGGATGTCCTGGTTCATCTTAAAGATGCAGAGGGACAACCATTGTTGTCCCTACAAGACATTAGGGCACAAACAGCG GAAATGATGTTTGCAGCAGTCGATAACCCATCTAATGCGGTTGAGTGGGCACTCGCTGAGATGATGAACGCGCCAGAGATCTTGAAAAAAGCGACTAAGGAACTCGACACTGTTGTTGGTAAAGATAGACTAGTTGAAGAGTCTGACATTCCTCGGCTAAACTATCTCAAATCGTGCATCCGGGAGGCCTTTCGCATACACCCATACCATGCTCTTAATGTACCCCATGTCGCCATGGCGGACACAACTGTTGCTGGCTACACCATCCCCAAAGATAGCCACATGCTTATAAGCCGGCTTGGGCTTGGCCGCAATCCCAAGATCTGGACTGAACCATTGGAGTTTCAGCCCGAGAGGCATTTGAACACCGCGAATGTACTTCTCACTGATCCAGGCCTACGTTTCATTTCATttagcagtgggaggaggggttgTCCTGGGATTTCACTTGGTACCTCTATCACGATGATGTTGTTCGCAAGGATGTTGCAGGGATTCACTTGGAGAAAGCTTCCCGGCGTTAAAAGTATCAGTCTCCAAGAAGGCAATGCCGGCCTTGCACTAGCTGAACCCCTTGTTCTGCAAGCTACACCACGGTTGGCTGCACATCTCTATATGTGA